One window of the Brevibacterium limosum genome contains the following:
- a CDS encoding cupin domain-containing protein, which translates to MADLNELTETHLALARENENGRSAELVAHDGELRQSVIALADGVRLPAHNSPPAASIQVLTGSIRVELGEEMQGEFGAGELWILTHERHSVLALEECAFLLTTVTSVDKPSYS; encoded by the coding sequence ATGGCTGACCTGAATGAACTGACCGAAACCCACTTGGCGCTTGCACGCGAAAATGAGAACGGACGCAGCGCCGAACTCGTCGCCCACGACGGCGAACTGCGCCAATCAGTGATCGCTCTGGCAGATGGCGTTCGACTTCCCGCTCACAATTCGCCCCCTGCGGCCAGCATCCAGGTGCTGACCGGCAGCATTCGGGTCGAACTCGGCGAGGAGATGCAGGGGGAGTTCGGGGCCGGCGAACTGTGGATCCTCACCCATGAGCGCCACTCGGTGCTGGCACTGGAAGAATGCGCATTCCTGCTCACCACGGTGACCAGCGTGGACAAACCGTCCTATTCCTGA
- the selB gene encoding selenocysteine-specific translation elongation factor — translation MAEMPHAAEEATAGTFVIATAGHVDHGKSTLVGALTGMEPDRWAEEKKRGLTIDLGFAWTTLPSGRELAFVDVPGHEKFLANMLAGLGPAPIACFVIAADKGWQAQSSDHRDAINALGITHGLVVITRADLAPDSLETTKAQASAQLRKTTLEAAPIVTVSATTGEGLPELISVLDEVTATAEPPSASARVRLWVDRAFTIRGAGTVVTGTLTAGTLTTGDTVELRGETIDRAVGVRGLQSRNSTTTEVVPQARVAVNLRDVPADDLHRGDALLTADTWPIVDTIDVRRTMGEALDSGIHELMAHIGTAAVPARLRAFDADHARLTLDRPLPLQVGDRIVLRAPGSRNVFAGLLVLDVDPPELSRRGDGARRAQELADRPIEGDILAEVARRGAVERAVLTRFGLQFPVDEDLPGEVEEVGGWLVHSPTLTAWVEAAKSLVSRELAAAPMVAGVPVKAIAEALRRTPGAGRRRSAETSRGASPKAKGRPTRPLPEDSGGATRTLLGAIISRAGLETVDGMARPPGHSADLGAAEAGLAEIERRLSTDPFAAPEADDLRELGLGGRELAVAEKAGRILRLGDGIVVSPRTPAQAMRILAGLEQPFTTSQARQALGTTRRTVIPLLEHLDARGWTRRLDGTHREVVR, via the coding sequence ATGGCTGAGATGCCCCACGCCGCCGAAGAGGCAACCGCCGGCACCTTCGTCATCGCTACCGCCGGGCACGTCGACCACGGGAAGTCGACGCTGGTGGGTGCCCTGACCGGAATGGAACCCGACCGCTGGGCCGAGGAGAAGAAGCGCGGTCTGACGATCGACCTCGGCTTCGCCTGGACGACTCTGCCCTCGGGCCGGGAGCTCGCGTTCGTCGACGTCCCCGGACACGAGAAGTTCCTCGCGAACATGCTCGCCGGGCTCGGCCCCGCCCCCATCGCCTGCTTCGTCATCGCCGCCGACAAGGGCTGGCAGGCCCAATCGAGTGACCACCGCGACGCGATCAACGCGCTCGGCATCACCCACGGCCTCGTCGTCATCACCCGCGCCGACCTCGCCCCTGACTCCCTTGAGACCACGAAGGCGCAGGCCAGCGCCCAGCTGCGTAAAACAACACTCGAAGCGGCCCCGATCGTCACGGTCTCGGCCACGACCGGGGAGGGTCTGCCCGAACTCATCAGCGTCCTCGACGAGGTCACGGCCACAGCCGAGCCCCCGTCCGCCTCGGCGCGTGTGCGGTTGTGGGTCGACCGAGCGTTCACGATCAGAGGCGCCGGCACCGTCGTCACCGGAACACTCACCGCAGGCACCCTGACCACCGGCGATACCGTCGAACTGCGCGGAGAGACCATCGACCGGGCCGTGGGCGTGCGCGGTCTGCAGTCCCGGAATTCCACCACCACCGAGGTGGTCCCGCAGGCCCGCGTGGCCGTGAACCTCCGCGACGTTCCCGCCGATGACCTCCACCGCGGCGACGCCCTGCTCACCGCCGACACCTGGCCGATCGTCGACACGATCGACGTTCGCCGCACCATGGGCGAGGCCCTCGACTCCGGCATCCACGAACTCATGGCCCATATCGGCACCGCCGCCGTCCCCGCTCGATTGCGGGCCTTCGATGCCGACCACGCCCGTCTCACCCTCGACCGACCGCTTCCCCTCCAGGTCGGCGACCGGATTGTGCTCCGCGCCCCAGGAAGCCGCAACGTCTTCGCAGGCCTCCTCGTGCTCGACGTCGACCCGCCCGAACTGTCCCGACGAGGCGACGGTGCCCGGCGAGCTCAAGAGCTGGCCGACCGTCCCATCGAGGGCGATATCCTCGCCGAGGTGGCCCGCCGCGGAGCCGTCGAACGCGCCGTCCTCACCCGGTTCGGACTTCAGTTTCCCGTCGACGAGGACCTGCCTGGAGAGGTCGAGGAGGTGGGTGGGTGGCTCGTCCACTCGCCGACGCTGACCGCCTGGGTCGAGGCGGCGAAATCCCTGGTCAGTCGTGAACTCGCCGCTGCACCGATGGTTGCGGGAGTACCCGTCAAGGCCATTGCCGAGGCATTGCGCCGGACCCCTGGCGCAGGTCGCAGACGAAGCGCCGAGACCAGTCGCGGTGCCTCGCCGAAGGCGAAAGGGCGGCCGACGCGGCCCCTGCCCGAAGACTCCGGCGGCGCGACTCGCACACTGCTCGGCGCTATCATCTCCCGAGCGGGACTCGAAACCGTCGACGGAATGGCTCGCCCGCCCGGTCACTCCGCGGACCTCGGAGCCGCCGAAGCCGGGCTCGCCGAGATCGAACGTCGACTCTCAACCGACCCGTTCGCCGCCCCTGAGGCCGATGACCTGCGCGAACTCGGCCTCGGAGGGCGGGAGCTCGCGGTCGCCGAGAAAGCGGGGCGGATCCTGCGCCTCGGCGACGGGATCGTCGTCTCACCGCGCACGCCCGCGCAGGCGATGCGGATCCTCGCCGGTCTCGAACAGCCGTTCACGACCAGCCAGGCCAGGCAGGCGTTGGGGACGACCAGGCGGACCGTCATCCCCCTCCTCGAACACCTCGACGCGCGCGGATGGACTCGTCGCCTCGACGGTACGCATCGCGAGGTCGTGCGTTAG